The following proteins are encoded in a genomic region of Pseudodesulfovibrio mercurii:
- a CDS encoding MarR family winged helix-turn-helix transcriptional regulator, producing the protein MFLERLNPRESIGFLAWKVARIFANDLAARFAEAGVKVTVEQWRALLPAYKADGLTQGKLCDMLSQEKTGVSRLVAALEKQGLLRRESGDEDRRVKYIYITDKGRELVDFTLEIVLESRTAITRHLDPEEFAVCKRVLWQIIEPHLDATCCLKDGS; encoded by the coding sequence ATGTTTCTCGAACGATTGAATCCGAGGGAGTCCATCGGCTTCCTTGCATGGAAGGTGGCCCGCATCTTCGCCAACGACCTTGCCGCCCGCTTCGCCGAAGCCGGGGTCAAGGTCACGGTGGAGCAATGGCGGGCCTTGTTGCCGGCGTACAAGGCCGACGGCCTGACCCAGGGAAAGCTGTGCGACATGCTCTCCCAGGAGAAGACCGGGGTCAGCCGGCTGGTGGCGGCTCTGGAAAAGCAGGGGCTGCTGCGCCGCGAATCCGGGGACGAGGACCGGCGGGTGAAGTACATCTACATCACGGACAAGGGTCGTGAGCTGGTGGACTTCACCCTGGAGATCGTCCTGGAGAGCCGGACGGCGATCACCAGGCACCTGGACCCCGAGGAGTTCGCGGTGTGCAAACGGGTCCTGTGGCAGATCATCGAACCCCACCTGGACGCAACCTGTTGCCTCAAGGACGGCTCATGA
- a CDS encoding efflux RND transporter periplasmic adaptor subunit yields the protein MVRVLESAAVFCLAVLLAATAFAQGGERPPSPVVTAKVTSGDMAPETEFIGTAYFSEISNVAAEVEGKVVSLDVEDGQRVKRDAPLLTLSSDILDSSIANARALVDQAQADFELAKRENERTTKLFQSRTVAEGEYDSKRLAALSSEKKMIAAKAILNRLLTERGKKTIRAPYDGVVLERKVFRGDWVSVGSVVTVMARDEDFDVVVNAPREAFGVVSPGLEVTVKVAGKELPGAVFAVIPKGDVATRTFPVKIRVHNDGSLAEGMEARVVLPKGLGGKTMIVPRDAIISTRGQVVVWVVADGKAVPMPVFVVGYRGLEAGVKSKTLQEGMDVVVKGNERLQPQQPVAAQPVKQP from the coding sequence ATGGTGAGAGTCCTGGAGAGTGCGGCAGTCTTTTGTCTGGCGGTCCTGCTGGCCGCCACGGCCTTCGCTCAGGGGGGCGAGCGGCCGCCGTCCCCCGTGGTCACGGCCAAGGTCACCAGCGGGGACATGGCCCCGGAGACCGAGTTCATCGGCACGGCCTATTTTTCCGAGATATCCAACGTGGCCGCCGAGGTCGAGGGCAAGGTCGTGTCCCTGGACGTGGAGGACGGCCAGCGGGTCAAGCGGGACGCGCCCCTGTTGACCCTGTCCTCGGACATCCTGGACAGCAGCATCGCCAACGCCCGCGCCCTCGTGGACCAGGCCCAGGCCGACTTCGAGCTGGCCAAGCGCGAGAACGAACGGACCACCAAGCTGTTTCAGAGCCGCACCGTGGCCGAGGGCGAGTACGATTCCAAGCGGCTGGCCGCCCTGTCCTCCGAAAAGAAGATGATCGCGGCGAAAGCCATCCTCAACCGGCTGCTCACCGAGCGCGGCAAGAAGACCATCCGCGCCCCCTATGACGGCGTGGTCCTGGAGCGCAAGGTCTTTCGCGGCGACTGGGTCTCCGTGGGCTCCGTGGTCACGGTCATGGCCCGGGACGAGGACTTCGACGTGGTCGTCAACGCCCCGCGCGAGGCTTTCGGCGTGGTCAGCCCCGGTCTTGAGGTGACCGTCAAGGTGGCGGGCAAGGAACTGCCCGGCGCGGTCTTCGCGGTCATCCCCAAGGGCGACGTGGCCACCCGCACCTTCCCGGTCAAGATCCGCGTCCACAACGACGGCTCCCTGGCCGAGGGCATGGAGGCGCGCGTGGTCCTGCCCAAGGGGCTGGGCGGCAAGACCATGATCGTGCCCCGCGACGCGATCATCTCGACCCGCGGCCAGGTGGTCGTCTGGGTCGTGGCCGACGGCAAGGCCGTGCCCATGCCCGTGTTCGTGGTCGGCTACCGGGGGCTGGAGGCGGGCGTCAAGTCCAAGACCCTGCAGGAGGGCATGGACGTTGTGGTCAAGGGCAACGAGCGGCTTCAGCCGCAGCAGCCCGTGGCCGCGCAACCCGTGAAACAGCCGTAG